The Gemmatimonadaceae bacterium genomic sequence CCGGCACACCGGGCCGCAGTGCGCCCAGCGCCGACGCCACACCGCACGAGAGCCCGCCGCCGCCGTACGGCACCACCACCGCCGACACGTCGGGCAGGTCCTCCACGATCTCGGCGCCTACCGTTCCGTTGCCGGCAAGGACGTTGGCATCCGAGACCGGATGAATGAACACGCCGTCGAATCCGGGGGCGCCGTGACTCACGATGACCTGCCACCACTCCGCGAAGGGCAGGCGCACGATGCGCGCGCCCAGCCGCTCGACGGCGTCTGTCTTGGCGGCGGGCGCGTGGTCCGGGACGGCGACGGTGCACGGAATGCCCCGCTCACGCGCGCACCACGCCACCCCCTGCGCCATGTTGCCGGCGCTGGCCGTCCAGACGCCGCGCGCGAGAGCCGCGGGATCGGCCATCGCCATGGCGTTGGCCGCGCCGCGGATCTTGAACGAGCCGATCGGCTGCAGGCATTCCAGCTTGAGGTACAACTCGGCGGGCGCCTCGAGGTGGAGCCGCAGGAGGGGCGTGCGCACCGCCTGTCCGTCGATGCGCTCGCGCGCCGCCCGGATGGCCGCCAACGGGATCGGGTTTGGCAGCACCAGACTCATCGCAGCCCACCGAGGTCGACCCACGTACCCACGCCTTCGGCGCTCGCGCGCTCGTGGATCAGCCGCGCGCTCGCGACATCTTCGATGGCCAGGCCGAGCGACTTGAACAGGGTGACCTCGGCGCTGGAACGGCGGCCCACCACACGACCGATGACGACGTCACCGAGTTCCGCGACGATGTGATCGTTCGCGATCGCCCCTTCATCACGGGGGATGAGGAAATCGCCGGCCTCGGCGAGCGTGGACTCGCGGCGATCGACGAAGAGTCGTGAGCGAACGACCGCCTCGGTATCCAGTTCGCGCGCGGCGGCCACACTGGCGCCGACCGCGTTCACGTGGGAGCCCGGCCTCAGCCATTCACCCAGGAGGACGGGCTCCCGAGCGGCCGTCGTCGTGCACACGATGTCGGCGTCGCGAACCGCGCGCTCCGCGGTCGGCACGGCCTCCGCCACGACGCCGAACCGTGCCGCGGCATCACGTGCGAATCGCTCCGCGTTCTCACCGCGCCGGCTCCAGACGCGAACTCGTCTGATGTCTCGCACGCAGCGCATCGCCTCGAGGTGCGTCATGGCCTGAACA encodes the following:
- a CDS encoding pyridoxal-phosphate dependent enzyme, whose translation is MSLVLPNPIPLAAIRAARERIDGQAVRTPLLRLHLEAPAELYLKLECLQPIGSFKIRGAANAMAMADPAALARGVWTASAGNMAQGVAWCARERGIPCTVAVPDHAPAAKTDAVERLGARIVRLPFAEWWQVIVSHGAPGFDGVFIHPVSDANVLAGNGTVGAEIVEDLPDVSAVVVPYGGGGLSCGVASALGALRPGVPVYAAEVATAAPLAASLAAGRPLGVDYVASFVDGIGGRSVLTEMWPLASSLLSGSIVVGLEDVADAMRALLSRAHVVAEGAGAASVAAARTGSAGTGKVVCVISGGNIDLSRLAAIIEGTLA
- a CDS encoding ornithine cyclodeaminase family protein, coding for MAACIDLMADALASLARGDALLPLRTVIRLGDGRSALAAMPAVLGPSIGAKIITVFPSNEGTPYESHIGVVLYFDDRNGRLLAIIDASTVTAIRTAAVSGLATRWLSRADASELAILGSGVQAMTHLEAMRCVRDIRRVRVWSRRGENAERFARDAAARFGVVAEAVPTAERAVRDADIVCTTTAAREPVLLGEWLRPGSHVNAVGASVAAARELDTEAVVRSRLFVDRRESTLAEAGDFLIPRDEGAIANDHIVAELGDVVIGRVVGRRSSAEVTLFKSLGLAIEDVASARLIHERASAEGVGTWVDLGGLR